In Flavobacterium cerinum, one genomic interval encodes:
- a CDS encoding GNAT family N-acetyltransferase, protein MRYILETNRLILRELNPNDAKSFYDLNSNPNVIKYTGNVVFKNEEEATEFLVNYQDYKLNGYGRWAVILKSTNTFIGWCGLKFDGVENETDIGFRFFEEEWGKGYATESAIACLQYGFEKLKLKRIIGRAMKANIGSIKVLEKIGLEYERDTYLDGKDAVIYKIEKPDSR, encoded by the coding sequence ATGAGATATATCCTGGAAACCAATCGTCTTATATTAAGAGAATTAAATCCAAACGATGCGAAAAGTTTTTATGACTTAAATTCAAATCCCAACGTAATAAAATATACCGGAAATGTCGTTTTTAAGAATGAGGAAGAAGCAACAGAATTTCTTGTAAATTACCAGGACTATAAATTGAACGGGTACGGAAGATGGGCGGTAATACTCAAAAGTACAAATACATTTATTGGATGGTGCGGACTAAAATTCGACGGAGTTGAAAATGAAACAGATATTGGGTTTCGTTTCTTTGAAGAAGAATGGGGTAAAGGATATGCAACAGAAAGCGCCATAGCTTGTCTGCAATACGGATTTGAAAAACTAAAATTGAAACGTATCATTGGGAGAGCAATGAAAGCGAATATTGGATCAATAAAAGTTCTTGAAAAAATCGGTCTTGAATACGAAAGGGATACATATCTGGATGGAAAAGATGCTGTAATCTATAAAATCGAGAAACCCGATAGCCGATAG
- a CDS encoding metallophosphoesterase produces MKLFWLSIDKKRNNVLFQYILFALLFQSCATHTLQTGKNLTNPIDNQTINDNSDYQLYLVGDAGNSDEANGKQTLLALETQLKSANKNTTLLFLGDNIYPYGFPDAKDQAAQQLARQKLDNQLQMAKLFEGKTIFIPGNHDWYSGVKGLERQEKYVIDYLKDKKGFLPRKGCPIDDIKLNDRITMITVDSEWFLEDWDQHPNINDNCNIKTREDFFEELESLINKNQDKTIVLAIHHPLMSNGSHGGQYSLRKELFPLEKDIPLPFVGSLINLIRKTSGISPQDLQNKQYTLLTKRIKALIQGEDNIIVVSGHDHNLQYIEHDNIKQIITGSASKREAARTIFPNDFSYGDNGFAKLNFHNNGAVTLTFFDKQNTILYQQSIIKPAPEAIAATYPNSFPSITKAAIYTEKMTDKSGLYRFLWGEHYRKYYSMPIAAPTATLDTLMGGLKPVRAGGGHQSKSLRLKDKNGTEFVMRALKKSASRFLQSVAFKDQFIENDFEDTFAENFLLDFYTSSHPYIPFMVGNLAKPVGVSYTNPKLYYIPKQQALGNFNDRFGDELYMVEERPSDGHTTLESFGESDAIVGTDDVFKNLKKDEKYKINESEYIKARLFDMLIGDWDRHSDQWRWAENKDGNHIVYRPIPRDRDQAFSKYDGALLTPLMRVPALRHMQGYSENIRSVKWFNMEPYPMDLAFAANATENDWIAQARYINENLTDAAIESAFSNLPEEVKDETIEDIKKKLKVRKTHLEQYASEYYKVLHKTVLVVGTDKKDKFIIDRSQDGAVTVSNYRIKNSGEELVSTKTYPDSETKEIWIYGLNDDDQFDVKGNGKSKIKIRLLGGQNHDNYTIENGKKVIVYDFKSKENTFNIDHKTRKFLTDDYEINSYDYKKPKYNAFNSLPTIGYNPDDGFKLGMVGSYTINGFNRAPFSSMHGFKANYYFATNGFELTYNAVVTKVIRDWQFEFEARFTSPNFAINHFGYGNETDNQDETLGMDYNRVRIQSYKAAPALRKVGRNGSDMLIEATFENIEVEDTQNRYINIPGIINPKVFENLQFAGLNFKYSFDNYDNPSLPTMGMGFSILGSWKMNLSETNRNFPYLESKINFNHKIDPKGNLVLATILKGKFLMNNNFEFYQGATIGGDHDIRGFRNERFLGKQAFYQSSDLRFTLGKIRKSIIPMTFGMIGGFDYGRVWLDGQNSHKWHNSYGGGLWLNGLNVITARVTYFRSTEDSRIAFGLGFGF; encoded by the coding sequence ATGAAATTGTTTTGGTTAAGTATCGATAAGAAACGAAATAATGTACTGTTTCAGTATATACTGTTTGCATTATTATTTCAGTCATGTGCCACACATACGCTTCAGACCGGAAAAAACCTGACGAATCCGATTGATAATCAAACAATAAACGATAATTCCGATTATCAGCTCTATTTGGTTGGCGATGCCGGAAATTCGGATGAAGCCAATGGAAAACAGACACTTCTGGCACTGGAAACTCAGTTAAAAAGCGCGAATAAAAATACTACCTTATTATTTTTAGGTGATAATATTTATCCCTACGGATTTCCGGATGCCAAAGATCAGGCTGCCCAGCAACTGGCACGTCAAAAGTTAGACAATCAGTTACAGATGGCGAAGCTCTTCGAAGGCAAAACAATCTTTATTCCGGGCAATCACGATTGGTATAGCGGCGTAAAAGGATTGGAACGTCAGGAAAAATATGTTATTGATTATCTGAAAGACAAAAAAGGATTTTTACCGCGAAAAGGCTGTCCGATTGACGATATCAAATTGAATGATCGTATTACAATGATCACTGTAGACAGCGAATGGTTTTTAGAAGACTGGGACCAACATCCCAACATCAATGACAATTGTAATATTAAAACCCGCGAAGATTTTTTTGAAGAGCTGGAAAGCCTTATCAACAAAAATCAGGATAAAACCATTGTATTAGCGATCCATCATCCGTTAATGAGCAACGGTTCGCATGGCGGGCAATATTCGTTGCGAAAAGAACTCTTTCCATTGGAAAAAGACATCCCACTACCGTTTGTCGGTTCCTTGATCAATCTGATCCGAAAAACATCCGGTATTAGTCCGCAGGATCTACAAAACAAACAATATACCCTACTAACCAAACGGATCAAAGCCTTGATTCAGGGCGAAGACAATATCATCGTTGTTTCCGGTCATGATCATAATTTGCAGTATATCGAACACGATAACATCAAACAGATCATCACCGGTTCCGCTTCAAAAAGAGAAGCCGCCCGAACTATCTTTCCAAATGACTTTTCCTATGGTGACAATGGTTTTGCTAAACTGAATTTTCACAATAACGGAGCGGTAACATTAACTTTTTTCGACAAACAAAACACCATATTATACCAACAATCGATCATTAAACCGGCCCCGGAAGCTATAGCAGCAACCTATCCGAATTCCTTTCCGTCCATAACCAAAGCCGCTATTTACACGGAAAAAATGACGGATAAAAGCGGTTTATATCGTTTTTTATGGGGCGAGCATTATCGCAAATACTACAGCATGCCAATTGCCGCTCCAACTGCAACACTCGACACCTTAATGGGCGGATTAAAACCCGTACGTGCCGGTGGCGGACATCAATCCAAATCCTTGCGATTAAAGGATAAAAACGGTACCGAATTCGTAATGCGGGCTTTAAAAAAGAGTGCTTCCCGTTTTCTGCAATCCGTTGCCTTTAAAGATCAGTTTATTGAAAATGATTTTGAAGATACCTTTGCCGAAAATTTCTTACTCGATTTCTACACCTCATCCCATCCCTATATCCCGTTTATGGTAGGCAACCTGGCAAAACCCGTTGGCGTAAGCTATACCAATCCGAAATTGTATTATATCCCGAAACAACAGGCATTAGGCAACTTTAACGATCGCTTCGGTGATGAGTTGTATATGGTAGAAGAACGTCCGAGTGACGGTCATACGACATTGGAAAGTTTCGGAGAATCTGATGCTATTGTCGGTACCGATGACGTGTTCAAAAATTTAAAAAAGGACGAAAAATACAAGATCAACGAATCAGAATATATCAAAGCCCGTTTGTTTGACATGCTAATCGGCGATTGGGACCGACATAGTGATCAATGGAGATGGGCCGAAAATAAAGACGGAAATCATATTGTATATCGTCCGATTCCGAGAGACCGCGATCAGGCATTCAGTAAATACGACGGAGCGTTGTTAACACCTTTAATGCGTGTTCCGGCTTTACGTCATATGCAAGGCTACAGTGAAAATATCCGCAGTGTAAAATGGTTTAATATGGAACCGTATCCGATGGATCTGGCTTTTGCAGCCAATGCCACCGAAAATGACTGGATCGCTCAGGCGCGCTATATCAATGAAAATCTTACTGATGCCGCAATCGAATCTGCTTTTTCGAATTTACCGGAAGAAGTAAAAGACGAGACAATTGAAGACATCAAAAAGAAATTAAAAGTCCGTAAAACCCATTTAGAACAATATGCATCCGAATATTACAAGGTATTACACAAAACCGTATTAGTAGTAGGAACGGATAAAAAAGACAAATTTATAATCGACCGGTCGCAAGACGGAGCGGTTACCGTTTCGAATTACAGAATAAAAAACAGCGGTGAAGAGTTGGTTAGCACCAAAACGTATCCGGATAGCGAAACGAAAGAAATCTGGATCTACGGATTAAATGACGATGATCAGTTTGATGTAAAAGGCAACGGAAAATCGAAAATCAAAATCCGATTACTGGGTGGACAAAATCATGACAATTACACGATCGAAAACGGAAAAAAAGTAATTGTATATGATTTTAAATCCAAGGAAAACACCTTTAACATCGATCATAAAACCCGTAAATTCCTGACCGATGATTACGAGATCAACTCATACGATTATAAAAAACCGAAATATAACGCTTTTAACAGCCTACCGACAATCGGTTATAATCCGGATGACGGTTTTAAACTCGGGATGGTCGGTTCTTATACGATAAACGGATTTAACCGCGCTCCTTTTTCCAGTATGCATGGTTTTAAAGCCAATTATTATTTTGCAACAAATGGTTTTGAGTTAACGTATAATGCCGTTGTAACCAAAGTAATTCGTGACTGGCAATTTGAATTTGAAGCCCGTTTTACGAGTCCGAATTTTGCCATCAATCATTTCGGATACGGCAACGAAACAGACAATCAGGATGAGACACTCGGAATGGATTATAACCGTGTCCGAATTCAATCGTATAAAGCAGCTCCGGCACTTCGGAAAGTAGGTCGAAACGGCAGTGATATGTTAATCGAAGCCACTTTCGAAAACATTGAAGTAGAAGATACACAAAACCGCTATATCAATATTCCGGGGATAATCAACCCGAAAGTATTTGAAAACCTTCAGTTTGCCGGATTAAATTTTAAATACAGTTTTGACAATTACGACAATCCTTCGTTGCCTACAATGGGAATGGGATTTTCGATATTGGGAAGCTGGAAAATGAACCTGTCGGAAACCAATCGTAATTTCCCGTATCTGGAAAGTAAAATCAACTTTAATCATAAAATCGATCCGAAAGGGAATCTGGTATTGGCTACGATTTTAAAAGGAAAGTTTTTAATGAATAATAATTTTGAATTCTACCAGGGTGCGACCATTGGTGGTGATCATGATATTCGCGGCTTCCGTAACGAACGCTTTTTAGGAAAACAGGCGTTTTATCAGAGTTCCGACTTGCGTTTTACACTCGGAAAAATCCGTAAAAGTATCATTCCGATGACCTTTGGTATGATTGGCGGATTCGATTACGGTCGCGTTTGGCTTGACGGTCAGAATTCCCATAAATGGCATAATTCCTATGGTGGCGGTTTATGGCTGAACGGACTAAATGTGATTACAGCCCGTGTAACGTATTTCAGAAGTACGGAAGACAGTCGTATTGCCTTCGGTTTAGGATTTGGATTTTAA
- a CDS encoding Pycsar system effector family protein, translating into MNIIEQAENYVFALLKDKLSISYTYHNFNHTVRVVNAVKQLVENEKVDADTAEKILVAAWFHDVGYTEGCTEHEECGTRIAGKFLQEKGKNQDYIDEVKDIIRVTKIDREPETLAQKIIKDADYFHFAADNYIELSELLREEWKLTGQKTFTDLEWAIGNRKMMLQYHRFYTDYAKVNWQPKKEKNCIECQRIIQKLTEEGTDSKSKIKKKKLEKLERPERGIDTMFRVTLNNHTRLSDIADSKANILLSVNAIIISIALSTLVPKLDSPSNAHLIIPTFTMIMFSVLSIIFAILSTRPKVTSGTFTRKDIEDKKVNLLFFGNFYKMPIDEYQWAMNELMKDRDYLYNSMIKDLYYLGLVLDRKYKLLRITYTIFMIGIIFSVIVFVIAFRSIGV; encoded by the coding sequence ATGAATATTATAGAACAAGCTGAAAATTATGTTTTCGCGTTACTCAAAGATAAACTTTCTATTTCATATACTTACCATAATTTTAATCATACCGTAAGGGTTGTTAATGCCGTAAAACAACTTGTTGAAAATGAAAAAGTTGATGCGGATACAGCCGAAAAGATTTTAGTTGCCGCCTGGTTTCATGACGTAGGCTATACGGAAGGGTGTACGGAACATGAAGAATGCGGAACCCGTATTGCAGGGAAGTTTTTACAGGAAAAAGGGAAAAATCAGGACTATATCGATGAGGTAAAAGACATCATTCGGGTAACCAAAATTGACCGGGAACCGGAAACATTAGCCCAAAAGATTATTAAAGATGCGGATTATTTTCACTTTGCCGCAGATAACTATATTGAGTTAAGCGAACTCTTACGGGAAGAATGGAAGCTGACGGGGCAAAAAACGTTTACGGATTTGGAATGGGCGATCGGAAACAGAAAAATGATGCTCCAATATCACCGGTTTTATACCGATTATGCGAAAGTCAACTGGCAACCCAAAAAAGAAAAAAATTGTATCGAATGCCAACGGATTATCCAAAAGCTAACGGAAGAAGGGACTGATTCGAAATCAAAAATCAAAAAAAAGAAACTGGAGAAACTCGAACGACCGGAACGCGGTATTGATACGATGTTCCGTGTTACCTTAAATAACCATACGCGATTGAGTGATATTGCCGACAGTAAGGCAAATATCCTATTATCAGTTAATGCGATTATCATCTCGATTGCGCTTTCTACTTTGGTTCCGAAACTGGACAGTCCGAGTAATGCCCATCTTATTATACCGACTTTTACAATGATTATGTTCAGCGTACTGTCGATCATCTTTGCGATTCTGTCAACACGTCCGAAAGTAACCAGCGGAACATTTACCCGTAAGGATATTGAAGATAAAAAGGTAAACCTGTTGTTTTTCGGTAATTTTTATAAAATGCCGATCGACGAATACCAATGGGCGATGAACGAACTGATGAAAGATCGCGATTATCTTTATAATTCAATGATCAAAGATTTATACTATCTTGGATTGGTATTGGATCGCAAGTATAAATTATTACGGATTACCTATACCATTTTCATGATCGGGATTATCTTCTCGGTAATTGTGTTTGTAATAGCTTTCCGATCAATTGGTGTTTGA
- a CDS encoding GAF domain-containing protein, producing the protein MNLNQYPESPFKIKVSFHKVLETLEHIALSDDTDYRSNYAKALLNEAGTVPELRDGITSYDQIQQQEKLIHNLLADLFPTALTNNEIKAVTVPFQNITFNYTERFKKILKEAGSDFDMTIRDFDQHQFYILNCCLILNTFYNRDFDFSKPLFYDIPDKNGIIHHYRILYNADFMEIIPTEKSVQLTEEDVDLLIDNFDNIALWKEKFPQESWILKGFGIVILFDATIENSVSNLKSNLLKPDKHKLNHDDNIETIFRSIYKIPDLRIGFTPYNSEEGKFEQVPTKKFNSFILNHECENALCSGSFETLIREQKYFTISDTMRFVACSEDKSLGQHLLNQNIRSCILAPVVKDDQILGIIELASSFPQKLNSLNANKLELIMPFLVDTIDRYHSEWQNHIEAVIQKEYTAIHPSVYWKFKIEAENYLIESGQMKEYIFKEIVFKNVYPLYGQIDIKGSSDARNKTVQEDLKNQLETIIQILDEMKSGVNLMLLEQRKFEIGSLLKELAISLKADTEQQIQTYIQNEIHPILKNAQYNHLDENRIDSYFEKLDEKTGTFYEARKKFDLALSLTNKKMASILDAKQAEAQAIFPHYYERFKTDGVEHNLYIGSSIAPQLNFDLMFLQNLRLWQLQALCEMEMEHEKLKRSLPFQLEVTSLILVFSSPIAIRFRMDEKRFDIDGTYNARYEVVKKRIDKANIKGTNERITEQGKITIVYSHLTEETEYKKYIQFLQFKGILEPNVESFDVESLQGVSGLKALRVKVNNKALKTLTKTYSYKELLDELN; encoded by the coding sequence ATGAATCTGAACCAATACCCTGAGAGTCCCTTTAAAATCAAAGTTTCCTTTCATAAAGTATTAGAAACCCTGGAACACATTGCACTTTCGGATGATACCGATTACCGTTCCAATTATGCCAAAGCTTTATTAAATGAAGCCGGCACAGTTCCGGAACTACGGGACGGGATTACTTCTTATGATCAGATTCAGCAACAGGAAAAATTAATTCATAATTTACTGGCCGACCTCTTTCCTACTGCTTTAACCAATAATGAAATAAAAGCCGTTACGGTTCCGTTTCAGAATATCACATTTAACTATACCGAACGTTTTAAAAAAATACTGAAAGAAGCCGGTAGCGATTTCGACATGACCATCCGGGATTTTGATCAACATCAGTTTTATATCCTGAACTGCTGTCTGATTCTGAATACCTTTTACAATCGGGATTTTGATTTCAGCAAACCGCTTTTTTATGACATTCCGGATAAAAACGGTATTATTCATCATTACCGCATTTTATACAATGCCGATTTTATGGAGATCATTCCAACGGAAAAATCGGTTCAACTTACAGAAGAAGATGTTGATCTGCTAATTGATAATTTTGACAATATCGCTTTATGGAAAGAAAAGTTTCCACAGGAAAGCTGGATTTTAAAAGGATTCGGTATTGTCATTCTATTTGATGCTACTATTGAAAATTCAGTATCCAACCTGAAAAGTAACTTACTGAAACCCGATAAACACAAACTCAATCACGACGATAATATTGAGACGATTTTCCGTTCTATTTATAAAATCCCGGATCTTCGGATCGGTTTTACGCCTTATAACAGTGAGGAGGGAAAATTCGAACAGGTTCCGACAAAAAAATTCAACAGTTTTATACTCAATCACGAATGTGAAAATGCTTTGTGTAGCGGCTCTTTCGAAACCCTTATCCGCGAACAGAAATATTTCACCATTTCGGATACGATGCGATTTGTTGCCTGTTCTGAAGATAAATCATTGGGCCAACATCTGTTAAACCAAAACATCAGAAGTTGCATTCTGGCACCGGTGGTTAAAGACGATCAAATACTGGGAATCATCGAACTGGCCTCTTCTTTTCCGCAAAAGTTAAATAGCCTGAATGCGAATAAGCTTGAATTGATCATGCCTTTCCTTGTAGATACTATCGATCGCTATCATTCGGAATGGCAAAATCATATCGAAGCTGTTATTCAAAAAGAGTATACTGCTATTCACCCGAGCGTATACTGGAAATTTAAAATTGAAGCTGAAAATTACCTGATCGAAAGCGGTCAGATGAAAGAATATATTTTTAAGGAAATCGTATTTAAAAACGTATATCCGCTATACGGTCAGATTGACATTAAAGGCTCGTCTGATGCCCGTAATAAAACTGTACAGGAAGATTTAAAAAACCAGTTGGAGACCATTATTCAAATATTGGATGAGATGAAATCCGGTGTAAATCTAATGTTGTTAGAGCAACGTAAATTTGAAATCGGCTCCCTGTTAAAAGAATTGGCAATTTCATTAAAAGCCGATACGGAACAACAAATTCAGACGTATATTCAGAATGAGATTCATCCTATTCTGAAAAATGCACAATACAATCATCTGGACGAAAACCGAATTGATTCTTATTTTGAAAAACTGGACGAAAAAACCGGTACTTTTTATGAAGCCCGTAAAAAATTCGACCTGGCCTTATCGCTCACTAACAAAAAAATGGCCTCCATTCTCGATGCCAAACAAGCCGAAGCACAAGCCATTTTCCCTCATTATTACGAACGTTTTAAAACCGACGGCGTAGAACACAACCTGTATATCGGTTCGTCTATCGCTCCGCAATTGAATTTCGACCTGATGTTCCTTCAAAACCTGCGTTTATGGCAATTACAGGCTTTATGCGAAATGGAGATGGAACATGAAAAACTCAAACGATCATTACCGTTCCAACTGGAAGTAACTTCATTAATCCTTGTATTCAGCTCGCCTATTGCGATCCGTTTCCGAATGGATGAGAAGCGTTTTGATATCGACGGCACGTATAATGCACGCTATGAAGTCGTTAAAAAACGTATCGACAAAGCGAATATAAAAGGAACCAACGAACGAATTACTGAACAAGGTAAAATCACCATTGTATATTCTCATTTAACCGAAGAAACGGAATACAAAAAATACATTCAGTTCCTGCAATTCAAAGGAATTCTGGAACCTAATGTGGAAAGTTTTGATGTCGAAAGCCTTCAGGGTGTTTCCGGTTTAAAGGCTTTACGTGTAAAAGTGAACAATAAAGCACTAAAAACACTTACCAAAACGTATAGCTATAAAGAATTGTTAGATGAGCTAAACTGA
- a CDS encoding sensor histidine kinase: MEKTEEIRIVFWLGTLGMLFLAFGLLSLVLYYQNHFYRMKRKETELLLKTSLETEKNERRRIAADLHDSVSGDLNAIRNYLTILQRSNTTIENREIFDEIRTGVEMAIENTRKVSYNLMPPLLEIYGLVTALDDYLEGLKKKTEINFQVTSTEEEFKLAPPVAYELFRIIQEFTTNMIKYGKVTEATVSLELIDTFFTIKLRDNGIPFNFTELLATSKGTGVKNINSRLKIIGADFLQQETETGNSFTITLKKEQCLE, translated from the coding sequence ATGGAGAAAACAGAAGAAATAAGAATTGTTTTTTGGTTGGGTACGCTGGGAATGCTTTTCCTGGCTTTTGGTTTATTATCGCTGGTATTGTATTACCAGAATCATTTTTACAGAATGAAGCGAAAAGAAACGGAACTATTACTGAAAACATCGCTTGAAACCGAAAAAAATGAAAGAAGACGTATCGCAGCCGATCTTCACGATAGTGTTTCTGGTGATTTAAACGCAATCCGAAATTATCTGACGATTTTACAACGAAGCAATACGACCATTGAAAACCGTGAAATTTTTGATGAAATCCGGACCGGTGTAGAAATGGCGATCGAAAATACCCGAAAGGTTTCGTATAACCTGATGCCGCCTTTATTGGAAATATACGGATTGGTAACGGCATTGGATGATTATCTGGAAGGACTGAAAAAGAAGACGGAAATTAATTTTCAAGTAACCAGTACGGAAGAGGAGTTTAAACTGGCTCCGCCGGTTGCTTATGAACTGTTTCGTATTATTCAGGAGTTTACAACCAACATGATTAAATACGGAAAAGTAACGGAAGCGACTGTCTCGTTGGAACTTATCGATACTTTTTTTACAATAAAGCTTCGGGATAACGGAATTCCGTTTAACTTTACCGAACTTTTGGCCACATCAAAAGGAACCGGAGTTAAAAATATCAATTCCCGTTTAAAAATAATCGGAGCTGATTTTCTACAGCAGGAAACCGAAACCGGGAATAGTTTTACAATAACATTAAAGAAAGAACAGTGCTTAGAGTAG
- a CDS encoding response regulator transcription factor yields MLRVGIVDDHKLFRKSLSFLINSFENTTVVLEAQNGNDLLDQMQEQDHALDLLLLDIQMPGMDGFETCEYIRKYYPEMKVLIVSQLTTKESIHKVMELGAHGFFTKNSEPEQLENAIRSIRDKDFYFGQELGMVLREAILWEKNNKPKVTASSITISDREMDVIRMACKELSSIEIADRLHINVRTVETHRKRIMEKTNSKNFIGVILFALRHQLISIEELSEF; encoded by the coding sequence GTGCTTAGAGTAGGTATCGTTGATGATCATAAACTTTTCAGAAAAAGTTTATCTTTTTTGATCAATTCTTTTGAGAACACGACTGTTGTTCTGGAAGCGCAGAATGGTAATGATTTACTGGATCAGATGCAGGAACAGGATCATGCACTGGATTTATTGTTATTGGACATTCAGATGCCGGGAATGGATGGTTTTGAAACCTGTGAATACATTCGGAAATACTATCCGGAAATGAAAGTGCTGATTGTATCCCAACTCACCACAAAAGAAAGTATTCATAAAGTGATGGAATTGGGTGCGCATGGCTTCTTTACTAAGAATTCGGAGCCGGAACAGCTTGAAAATGCAATAAGAAGCATTCGTGATAAAGATTTCTATTTCGGACAGGAATTGGGAATGGTATTACGGGAAGCTATTTTATGGGAGAAAAACAACAAACCGAAAGTTACCGCTTCGTCAATTACAATATCCGACAGGGAAATGGATGTGATCCGTATGGCCTGTAAGGAATTAAGCAGTATCGAAATAGCCGACAGACTGCATATTAATGTTCGTACGGTGGAAACGCATCGTAAACGTATTATGGAGAAAACAAACTCCAAAAACTTCATTGGTGTGATTCTTTTTGCACTACGCCATCAGTTAATTTCGATAGAAGAATTGTCCGAATTTTAA
- a CDS encoding DEAD/DEAH box helicase: MQFQDLDLLRNIQQALTEEGYEAPTPIQEQAIPIILEGSDLVGCAQTGTGKTAAFAIPILNLLHRIVGSAKKVKHIRTLIVTPTRELAIQIGESFNTYGKYTNIRTLVIFGGVNQTSQVDQLKKGVDVLIATPGRLLDLHKQGFIDLNHLHHLVLDEADQMLDMGFINDVKKIIKLTPDNRQTLLFSATMPIAIRELADTFLTQPKYVSVAPISSTAETVQQKVYFVEKEDKRKLLYHIIRNDKLSNVLVFSRTKHGADNVVKALKKNGINAEAIHGDKSQSARQRVLDGFKNKEVSVLVATDIAARGIDIEQLPFVINFDLPNIPETYVHRIGRTGRAGNSGLALSFCGKDEKAYLQDIEKLTRQKIKVVEDHPFPWKEAVATEAQPAAKKDFRNKKKNPTKSRKSDESKKNKKRWY; encoded by the coding sequence ATGCAATTTCAAGACTTAGATTTACTACGCAATATACAACAGGCACTTACAGAGGAAGGCTATGAAGCTCCTACACCTATACAAGAACAGGCTATTCCTATTATTCTGGAAGGCAGTGATCTTGTAGGTTGTGCACAAACCGGAACCGGAAAAACAGCAGCATTTGCTATTCCGATCTTAAATTTATTGCACCGTATTGTCGGATCTGCAAAAAAGGTAAAACACATCCGTACGTTAATTGTTACGCCTACACGCGAACTGGCTATTCAGATCGGAGAGAGTTTTAATACTTACGGTAAATACACGAATATCCGTACATTGGTAATCTTTGGCGGAGTAAACCAAACTTCACAAGTGGATCAGCTAAAAAAAGGAGTTGATGTATTGATTGCCACTCCAGGTCGTTTACTCGATTTACACAAACAAGGTTTTATCGATTTAAATCATTTACATCATCTGGTATTGGATGAAGCCGATCAGATGTTGGATATGGGCTTTATTAACGATGTAAAAAAAATTATCAAGCTTACTCCGGATAATCGTCAGACATTATTATTTTCGGCTACGATGCCAATTGCTATTCGCGAACTGGCCGATACTTTTCTGACACAACCGAAATACGTATCGGTAGCACCTATTTCCAGCACTGCAGAAACCGTACAGCAAAAAGTGTATTTTGTAGAGAAAGAAGACAAACGTAAATTATTATACCATATCATCCGCAATGATAAGCTTTCTAATGTCTTGGTTTTTTCCAGAACCAAACACGGAGCCGACAATGTCGTAAAAGCGTTAAAAAAGAACGGTATTAATGCCGAAGCAATTCACGGAGACAAATCTCAGTCAGCACGACAACGCGTTTTAGACGGTTTTAAAAACAAAGAAGTTTCGGTATTGGTAGCAACCGATATTGCAGCACGTGGTATTGACATTGAACAATTACCGTTTGTTATCAATTTTGATCTACCCAACATTCCGGAAACTTATGTACACCGAATCGGAAGAACCGGACGTGCCGGAAATTCAGGATTGGCATTATCCTTCTGCGGAAAAGACGAAAAGGCATACTTACAGGATATTGAAAAACTTACCCGTCAGAAAATTAAAGTGGTAGAAGATCATCCGTTCCCATGGAAAGAAGCCGTTGCAACTGAAGCACAACCGGCAGCGAAAAAAGATTTCCGCAACAAAAAGAAAAATCCGACGAAATCCCGTAAATCCGACGAATCCAAAAAAAATAAAAAGCGTTGGTATTAG